A single region of the Syntrophorhabdaceae bacterium genome encodes:
- a CDS encoding tetratricopeptide repeat protein — translation MLLFKVMKISAFLIALLLVFFTQLHAAPYSDSVYFFLRGYFSESRGAYDDAQDHYRRALKDNPRSSEIRTSLASLLVKKGELAKAEELLNEAVALNPENRIALMFLAGIHASKGVTYKAKALYEKCIELNPEDTEAYMYLGSIYIGEKKYNDAISIYEKILAYDDHNIIALYYIGRLHGEAKDYEKARAYLTKALEVKPTFTPALLDLATIYEIEGNIEKAVEHYQGVIVHDPNDKKARSRLATIFIRQKEYDKAIGKFEELSNLDRHDLSLRIRIGLLHYEKARYDEAIREFNIVLASKPDNYTVRIYLAMSWREKGDIKKALEELNKIDPKAEEFLTALKQMTLIYIKSGTVDEGIRTITNYLPEMGRRPELYILLSMLYEEKNDFDGGIKALEEARRVDPGNLEVLYQIGMLYERKGDPGKALAVMDEVLAIDPDYPNALNFVGYSLADKGIRLDEAETMIRRALAKRPDDGYIIDSLGWVFYKKGDLKAALQEIHKASNLMPEDPTIHEHLGDVYSALKDYDKALVHYERSMALEKDPSKKISVENKLKMIKEKK, via the coding sequence GTGCTATTATTCAAGGTAATGAAGATATCGGCATTCCTTATTGCGCTCCTGCTTGTCTTTTTCACACAGCTTCATGCGGCACCCTACTCGGATTCCGTCTACTTCTTTCTCCGTGGGTATTTCAGCGAGTCTCGGGGGGCCTACGATGACGCCCAGGATCATTATCGCAGGGCCCTGAAGGATAATCCTCGTTCGTCGGAGATAAGGACATCTCTCGCCTCTCTCCTCGTCAAGAAAGGGGAACTGGCAAAAGCCGAGGAACTCCTCAACGAGGCCGTAGCCCTGAACCCGGAGAACCGGATCGCGCTCATGTTCCTCGCCGGGATCCATGCATCGAAGGGTGTTACATACAAGGCCAAGGCCCTTTATGAAAAATGCATAGAACTCAACCCGGAAGATACCGAGGCATACATGTACCTCGGCTCCATCTATATCGGCGAAAAAAAGTACAATGACGCAATATCCATATACGAGAAGATCCTTGCCTATGACGATCACAACATTATAGCCCTCTATTATATCGGCCGGCTCCACGGCGAGGCGAAGGATTATGAGAAGGCCAGAGCATACCTGACGAAGGCCCTGGAGGTAAAGCCGACTTTTACCCCTGCCCTCCTTGATCTCGCAACGATATATGAGATCGAGGGCAATATCGAGAAGGCCGTCGAGCACTATCAGGGCGTCATCGTCCACGACCCGAACGACAAGAAGGCGCGTTCGAGGCTTGCCACCATATTCATAAGACAGAAGGAGTACGACAAGGCCATAGGCAAGTTCGAGGAGCTCTCGAACCTCGACCGACATGACCTGTCCCTCAGGATCCGCATTGGTCTGCTCCATTATGAGAAGGCTCGATACGATGAGGCCATCAGGGAATTCAACATAGTGCTCGCCAGCAAACCCGACAACTACACCGTAAGGATATATCTGGCGATGTCGTGGCGGGAAAAGGGAGATATCAAGAAAGCCCTTGAAGAGCTCAACAAGATCGACCCGAAGGCGGAGGAGTTCCTCACCGCCTTGAAACAGATGACCTTGATCTACATCAAGTCGGGCACCGTCGACGAAGGGATCAGGACGATAACGAACTATCTGCCCGAAATGGGCAGGAGACCCGAACTCTACATCCTTCTCTCCATGCTCTATGAGGAAAAGAACGATTTCGACGGCGGTATCAAGGCCCTCGAGGAGGCGCGAAGAGTAGACCCGGGGAACCTCGAAGTCCTCTACCAGATCGGCATGCTTTACGAGAGAAAGGGTGACCCCGGGAAGGCCCTTGCAGTCATGGACGAAGTTCTGGCTATCGATCCCGATTATCCCAACGCTCTCAACTTTGTGGGCTATTCCCTGGCGGATAAGGGTATCCGCCTTGACGAAGCGGAAACAATGATCCGGAGGGCCCTGGCAAAGCGCCCCGATGACGGGTACATCATCGATAGTCTCGGCTGGGTCTTTTACAAGAAGGGTGACCTGAAAGCCGCCCTTCAGGAGATACACAAGGCGAGCAACCTCATGCCGGAGGACCCCACCATCCACGAACACCTGGGGGATGTCTACTCGGCACTGAAAGACTACGACAAGGCCCTTGTTCACTACGAAAGATCGATGGCTCTCGAGAAGGACCCTTCAAAAAAGATCTCCGTCGAGAATAAGCTCAAGATGATCAAAGAGAAGAAGTGA
- a CDS encoding acetyl-CoA C-acetyltransferase produces MKEAVIVSCARTAIGQFGQSLKDVPVVTLGGTAIKEAIKRAGIRPSKNKDKEFAPAIFEGKTDTELEAKYYDYDSSLKEVVIDEVIMGNVLQAGLGQNSGRQASIHGGVPKETAAYTINKVCSSGLRAIINANQSIMVGDSEVVVAGGMENMSQAPFTLPGLRWGARMFDTKAVDLMVLDGVWEIFYGYHMGFTAENIAEKYGISREEQDKFGLLSHQRARAAIKAGYFKNEIVPVAIPQRKGNPIIFDTDERPMDTTLEKMLSLAPAFKKNGGTVTAGNASGLNDAASAVVMMSRDKAKELGIKPMGRVISWANGGLDPAYMGLGPIPAIKKALKKANLTIDQIDCIELNEAFASQSIGCIRELGINMDKCNMFGGGISLGHPIGCTGARLVTTALYQMKRLGLKYGLVSMCIGGGMGLAAVIECEA; encoded by the coding sequence ATGAAAGAAGCTGTTATTGTTTCGTGCGCCAGAACTGCAATCGGCCAGTTCGGACAGTCACTGAAGGATGTGCCCGTTGTCACGCTGGGTGGAACAGCGATCAAGGAAGCCATCAAGAGGGCGGGGATCAGGCCTTCGAAGAACAAGGACAAGGAATTTGCCCCTGCCATCTTCGAAGGAAAGACGGACACCGAACTTGAAGCAAAGTACTATGATTACGACAGCAGTCTCAAAGAGGTCGTGATCGACGAAGTTATCATGGGTAATGTTCTTCAGGCGGGACTCGGTCAGAACTCGGGGCGTCAGGCCAGCATTCACGGCGGCGTGCCGAAGGAAACAGCTGCTTATACCATTAATAAGGTATGTTCATCAGGATTAAGGGCGATCATTAACGCCAACCAGTCGATTATGGTCGGAGACAGCGAAGTTGTTGTGGCAGGCGGCATGGAGAATATGAGCCAGGCTCCCTTCACGCTTCCCGGACTGAGGTGGGGGGCGCGCATGTTCGATACGAAAGCCGTCGACCTTATGGTCCTCGACGGTGTGTGGGAAATCTTCTATGGCTACCACATGGGATTCACCGCGGAGAATATCGCAGAAAAATACGGCATCTCCAGGGAAGAGCAGGACAAGTTCGGTCTCTTGAGCCACCAGAGGGCAAGGGCAGCGATAAAGGCGGGTTATTTCAAGAATGAGATCGTTCCCGTGGCCATCCCCCAGAGAAAGGGCAACCCCATTATTTTCGACACCGACGAAAGACCGATGGATACGACCCTTGAGAAGATGCTGTCCCTGGCACCGGCTTTCAAGAAGAATGGCGGAACCGTGACCGCAGGCAACGCCTCCGGTTTGAATGACGCCGCGTCCGCCGTCGTCATGATGTCGCGGGATAAGGCGAAGGAACTCGGCATAAAACCCATGGGCAGGGTGATCTCCTGGGCCAACGGCGGCCTCGACCCGGCGTACATGGGCCTGGGTCCCATCCCCGCCATCAAGAAGGCCCTCAAGAAGGCCAACCTGACGATTGACCAGATCGACTGCATCGAGCTCAACGAAGCGTTTGCTTCGCAGTCCATCGGCTGTATCAGGGAACTGGGCATCAATATGGATAAATGCAATATGTTCGGCGGCGGCATCTCCCTCGGGCATCCCATCGGCTGCACCGGCGCCCGCCTTGTTACCACCGCTCTGTACCAGATGAAACGGTTGGGGCTCAAGTATGGTCTCGTATCAATGTGCATCGGCGGCGGTATGGGTCTCGCCGCGGTAATCGAATGCGAGGCGTGA
- a CDS encoding Hsp20/alpha crystallin family protein, producing MLWTDGFGMFGKGLDPWSEFQRIENEMNRVLSRFVSPSTGDFPAVNIWTDGEETQVTTEIPGIDAGAIDISVIGKTLILKGSREPDQLEEGNSYHRRERWYGQFTKAIELPFTINADKVAASFSNGILTIRLPRSEEEKPKKIAIKSV from the coding sequence ATGTTGTGGACAGATGGTTTTGGCATGTTTGGCAAAGGCCTCGACCCGTGGTCCGAATTTCAGCGGATCGAGAATGAAATGAACCGGGTCCTATCCAGATTTGTCTCGCCGTCGACGGGTGACTTTCCCGCGGTCAATATCTGGACCGATGGCGAGGAGACCCAGGTAACAACGGAAATTCCAGGCATCGATGCCGGTGCGATAGACATCTCGGTCATCGGCAAGACCCTTATACTCAAGGGCTCCAGGGAACCTGATCAGCTGGAGGAAGGCAACTCCTATCATCGCCGGGAGCGCTGGTATGGGCAGTTCACCAAGGCCATCGAGCTTCCCTTTACGATCAACGCGGATAAGGTGGCGGCCAGTTTCTCAAACGGTATTCTCACCATCAGACTGCCCAGGTCGGAAGAGGAAAAGCCGAAAAAGATAGCTATCAAATCGGTTTAG
- a CDS encoding aminotransferase class V-fold PLP-dependent enzyme, whose product MIYLDNAATSFPKPPETIEYLNEFVKNVGGNPGRSGHTLSLEAARVIFEAREKLAAFIGMTNSERLVFTQNGTESLNMAVLGLLGEGDHVVTTMMEHNSVMRPLQFLRGERGVSFTAVPCSPEGFLDIDDIRRALRGNTKAVIISHGSNVTGTVQPLDGIKDAIGQALLIVDACQTMGSVPIDMEEMKADILCFSGHKSLYSVQGVGAFYVRSGIELTPLKFGGTGSKSESIEHPVFLPDRYECGTPNTPGIASLLGGLTFIGKEGLQRIVQRKQALRRLLVEGLRSVEGVVVYGHQGIGPQSYLAIVAFNIQGKLPSEVGYELNRRSMYVRIGLHCSPVSHQTIGTFPNGTLRASPGYFTGEDDILTFVEAVREIAEG is encoded by the coding sequence ATGATCTATTTGGATAACGCAGCGACATCATTTCCCAAACCACCGGAAACGATCGAATATCTCAACGAGTTCGTAAAGAATGTCGGCGGGAATCCTGGCAGAAGCGGCCACACGCTCTCTCTGGAAGCCGCCAGGGTCATCTTCGAAGCCCGCGAAAAACTCGCCGCCTTTATCGGGATGACGAATTCCGAACGACTTGTCTTTACGCAGAACGGGACAGAATCCCTGAATATGGCCGTTCTTGGTTTGCTTGGGGAAGGCGACCATGTCGTGACGACGATGATGGAGCACAATTCCGTCATGAGACCTCTTCAATTTCTAAGGGGGGAAAGGGGCGTCTCGTTCACGGCCGTACCCTGTTCTCCCGAGGGGTTTCTTGATATCGATGACATCCGCCGGGCTTTGCGGGGGAATACGAAGGCTGTCATAATCAGCCATGGTTCGAATGTCACGGGCACCGTACAGCCTCTCGACGGTATCAAGGATGCGATCGGCCAGGCGCTTCTCATTGTGGACGCCTGCCAGACGATGGGGTCCGTGCCTATCGACATGGAAGAGATGAAGGCGGATATCCTGTGCTTTTCGGGTCACAAATCACTCTATTCGGTTCAGGGAGTCGGAGCTTTTTACGTGAGGTCAGGTATTGAGCTTACACCCCTGAAGTTCGGAGGAACAGGCAGCAAGTCGGAATCAATCGAGCATCCGGTCTTTCTGCCTGACAGGTATGAGTGCGGCACACCGAACACGCCTGGGATCGCATCGCTTCTGGGGGGTCTCACCTTTATCGGGAAGGAGGGCCTTCAGAGGATCGTCCAGAGGAAACAGGCACTTCGCCGCTTGCTGGTCGAGGGGTTGCGCTCCGTTGAGGGCGTGGTCGTTTATGGCCACCAGGGCATTGGACCTCAATCCTACCTGGCGATCGTTGCGTTCAATATCCAGGGCAAGCTGCCTTCGGAAGTGGGTTACGAACTGAACAGGAGGTCAATGTATGTTCGCATAGGCCTCCACTGTTCTCCGGTCTCACATCAAACCATCGGTACCTTCCCGAACGGGACGCTTCGGGCATCGCCGGGATATTTCACCGGGGAGGATGACATACTGACATTTGTCGAGGCGGTCAGGGAAATTGCCGAGGGATAG
- a CDS encoding Hsp20/alpha crystallin family protein: protein MGLGRWYMTDKTKEIQKKEVGDADVVERTRAAKIYNPDVDIIEGKDRIVVIADVPGVDESSVEVTLDDNVLTIYGRVDWKLPERMKLTHAEYGVGDYQRIFTISGEINREKIQANVKNGVLRLIMPKNSTPEMRKIAVTAG from the coding sequence ATCGGTTTAGGGAGGTGGTACATGACTGACAAGACGAAGGAAATACAGAAAAAAGAGGTGGGGGACGCCGATGTCGTGGAACGAACCAGGGCGGCGAAGATATATAACCCCGATGTAGACATCATCGAGGGCAAGGATAGGATCGTGGTCATCGCCGATGTGCCTGGGGTCGACGAGAGTTCCGTGGAGGTTACGCTCGATGACAACGTCCTTACGATCTACGGAAGGGTCGATTGGAAACTGCCGGAAAGGATGAAGCTTACCCACGCGGAATACGGAGTGGGTGATTATCAGAGGATATTTACCATATCAGGCGAGATCAACAGGGAAAAGATCCAGGCGAACGTGAAAAACGGCGTTCTGAGATTGATCATGCCCAAGAATAGTACGCCTGAGATGAGGAAGATCGCTGTCACGGCGGGATGA
- a CDS encoding DUF362 domain-containing protein: MIAGGIDSYDTIKLKSLLEKGFREIGLDVNRRKILVKPNLLAGKPPNRAVTTHPLFLRALIELLNERSCTVCLGDSPGYEPLERVLRKGGYLDMLRELGVHVIPFTREVAKKGGGISPYRDFLFGEDPDAYDLVINVPKLKTHGMMGMTLGVKNTFGFVRGFAKGRWHLRAGRDRDLFASIIVDIHRIVSPSVTILDGILGMCGDGPSSGNAVTCGIVALSRSAFALDAFIQSRMCPGVSLPLSACAERHRLLPQYTVIDLGLPPPPSSFAMPRACDADWSLPPPLKILLRNVFLKKPRADLKACRLCGICAKICPAGAIRLGEKAPLFSYSACIRCYCCQEMCPHEAIRV; encoded by the coding sequence GTGATAGCGGGAGGGATTGACTCCTATGACACAATAAAGTTAAAGAGTCTTCTTGAAAAAGGGTTTCGCGAGATAGGTCTCGACGTCAACAGACGGAAAATACTCGTTAAACCCAACCTCCTGGCGGGCAAGCCTCCCAACAGGGCTGTCACGACCCATCCTCTGTTCCTTCGCGCCCTCATTGAATTGCTGAACGAACGCTCCTGTACGGTCTGTCTCGGAGACAGTCCCGGATACGAACCGCTGGAGCGAGTCCTCAGGAAGGGCGGCTATCTTGACATGCTTCGCGAACTTGGCGTTCATGTAATTCCCTTCACCCGTGAAGTCGCAAAAAAAGGGGGCGGCATATCTCCCTACCGGGATTTCCTTTTCGGTGAAGACCCGGATGCCTACGACCTCGTTATCAACGTCCCAAAGCTTAAAACCCACGGCATGATGGGGATGACTCTGGGGGTCAAGAACACCTTCGGTTTTGTTCGGGGGTTCGCAAAAGGACGCTGGCATCTTCGCGCCGGCAGAGACAGGGACCTCTTTGCCTCCATCATTGTCGACATCCATCGCATTGTGTCCCCGTCGGTGACGATCCTCGACGGAATCCTTGGGATGTGCGGCGACGGGCCGTCGAGCGGTAATGCGGTCACCTGCGGCATAGTCGCCCTTTCACGGAGTGCCTTCGCCCTCGATGCCTTCATCCAGAGCCGCATGTGCCCGGGCGTCTCGCTCCCCCTGAGTGCCTGCGCCGAGAGGCATCGTCTTCTTCCGCAATACACGGTGATCGATCTCGGTCTGCCCCCTCCCCCCTCCTCTTTTGCCATGCCTCGCGCCTGCGACGCAGACTGGAGCCTTCCTCCCCCGCTCAAGATACTCCTGCGCAATGTTTTTTTAAAGAAGCCCAGAGCGGATCTAAAGGCCTGCCGGCTATGCGGCATATGCGCAAAGATCTGTCCCGCCGGAGCCATACGTCTCGGTGAAAAGGCCCCCCTTTTCAGCTATTCGGCATGTATCAGGTGCTATTGCTGTCAGGAGATGTGCCCTCACGAAGCGATAAGAGTGTAG
- a CDS encoding electron transfer flavoprotein subunit beta/FixA family protein translates to MKIAVCLKQVPDTEAEIKWDIPKGTLSRDGMDSITNPFDEFALEEALLTKENYDGEIVAISMGPEGATDVLRNALALTVDQVALCTDGAFAGSDTYSTAYVLAAAIKKVGDVDVVFAGKQSTDGNTGVVAAELAAILGFSPLTYVSKVRSVDAAGKKIVVERAIEGGTEVIEAKLPAVVSVIKGINEPRLPNLMGIRKASKIEIPQWSAGDLGVDAGKVGAAGASTKVVEIAVPPPRGAGEILKGEIEEIANTITDKLIDLKVIK, encoded by the coding sequence GTGAAGATAGCGGTTTGTTTGAAACAGGTTCCTGATACCGAAGCAGAGATCAAATGGGATATCCCGAAGGGGACCCTGAGCAGGGACGGAATGGATTCCATCACGAACCCCTTCGATGAATTCGCGCTTGAAGAAGCACTGCTTACGAAGGAAAACTATGATGGCGAGATCGTGGCCATTTCCATGGGCCCCGAGGGTGCAACCGACGTGTTGCGGAACGCCCTTGCATTGACGGTCGATCAGGTCGCCCTGTGCACCGATGGTGCTTTCGCTGGCTCCGACACATACTCGACGGCATATGTCCTTGCAGCGGCCATCAAGAAAGTGGGTGACGTGGATGTTGTCTTCGCAGGCAAACAGTCCACTGATGGCAATACCGGTGTTGTCGCGGCAGAACTGGCCGCAATTCTTGGTTTCAGCCCGCTTACATACGTTTCAAAGGTCCGTTCGGTCGATGCGGCAGGCAAGAAGATCGTTGTTGAGAGGGCCATCGAGGGCGGTACCGAAGTTATCGAAGCAAAGCTTCCGGCTGTTGTCTCCGTCATCAAGGGAATCAATGAGCCCCGGCTTCCCAACCTTATGGGGATCAGGAAAGCATCCAAGATCGAGATCCCGCAGTGGAGCGCGGGCGACCTCGGCGTGGACGCCGGCAAGGTGGGTGCCGCAGGCGCCAGCACAAAAGTGGTCGAGATTGCTGTACCGCCTCCCCGCGGCGCAGGCGAGATCCTCAAAGGCGAGATCGAAGAGATTGCCAACACGATCACCGACAAGCTCATTGACTTGAAAGTTATAAAATAA
- the lepB gene encoding signal peptidase I, with protein sequence MERKKSKTREYIESILIAALIALLVRSFVIQAYKIPSGSMEPTLLVGDHLLVNRMSYVVKVPFVDSILFTTGKPERGDIIVFRYPEDPTKDYIKRVMATEGETVEIRNKAVFINGKKIKDTWGHFRTDFAARGFLPFIDKDNIPPVKVPKDSYFVMGDNRDNSLDSRYWGFVEKRHLVGKALIIYFSWDGNAMSAPQYVRWSRIGWLIK encoded by the coding sequence ATGGAGAGAAAGAAGAGCAAGACCAGAGAATATATCGAATCCATCCTCATCGCCGCCCTTATCGCGCTTCTCGTGAGAAGCTTTGTCATTCAGGCGTATAAGATCCCCTCGGGCTCGATGGAACCCACTTTGCTCGTTGGGGACCATCTGCTTGTCAACAGGATGAGCTACGTCGTCAAGGTGCCTTTTGTCGACTCCATTCTTTTCACCACCGGGAAACCCGAGCGGGGAGACATTATCGTCTTCCGTTATCCTGAAGACCCCACGAAGGATTACATCAAACGTGTCATGGCAACCGAAGGCGAGACTGTGGAGATCAGGAACAAGGCCGTATTCATCAATGGAAAGAAAATAAAGGATACCTGGGGACACTTCAGGACGGACTTTGCCGCGCGTGGTTTTCTCCCTTTTATCGACAAGGACAACATCCCTCCCGTGAAGGTGCCGAAAGACAGTTATTTCGTTATGGGCGACAACAGGGACAACAGCCTCGACAGCCGGTACTGGGGTTTCGTGGAAAAACGGCATCTCGTCGGTAAGGCGCTGATCATCTACTTCTCCTGGGATGGCAATGCGATGAGCGCCCCGCAATACGTTCGTTGGTCGCGCATAGGCTGGCTCATAAAATAG
- a CDS encoding electron transfer flavoprotein subunit alpha/FixB family protein, giving the protein MANDVWVYIEHKDGAVAPMSFELLGIGKQLADTFGSSVCAFVIGDKVDDLAKEAGAYGAAKVYAVEGDVFKGFRGEAYAKAAAFLLDKYKPELALFRATSMGTDVAAAAAAQLGFGLCTDTIGLAVDGGKAKMTRAAFGGNYSVSVVNEKAAPQIATVRPKAFAMGEKDASKSAEVVKESFALADADLATKVVEFIQSATAVNLVEADIIVSGGRGLGNDAGFTMLQELADLLGGAVGASRAAVDSEWIPYEHQVGQTGKTVKPKIYIACGISGAIQHLAGMRTSDCIVAINKDPDAPIFKAASFGIIGDYKEIVPKIIEKFKSKLSR; this is encoded by the coding sequence ATGGCTAACGATGTATGGGTTTATATAGAACATAAAGACGGTGCCGTTGCACCGATGTCTTTTGAGCTTCTTGGCATAGGCAAGCAGCTGGCCGACACTTTCGGCTCCAGTGTTTGCGCCTTCGTCATCGGCGACAAGGTCGACGACCTGGCAAAAGAGGCAGGGGCCTATGGCGCGGCCAAGGTCTACGCCGTGGAAGGTGATGTTTTCAAAGGCTTCAGGGGCGAGGCATATGCGAAGGCGGCGGCTTTCCTCCTCGACAAGTACAAACCTGAACTGGCTCTCTTCAGGGCAACGAGCATGGGTACCGACGTCGCCGCGGCAGCGGCAGCGCAGCTCGGTTTCGGTCTGTGCACCGACACCATCGGGCTCGCAGTGGACGGCGGGAAGGCCAAGATGACGCGCGCGGCATTCGGCGGCAACTATTCAGTATCGGTTGTCAATGAAAAGGCAGCACCCCAGATCGCCACGGTAAGGCCGAAGGCCTTCGCAATGGGCGAAAAGGATGCATCCAAGAGCGCAGAAGTCGTAAAAGAATCCTTTGCGCTTGCCGATGCCGATCTTGCAACCAAGGTCGTTGAGTTCATTCAATCAGCAACAGCCGTCAACCTCGTCGAAGCTGACATCATCGTTTCCGGCGGCCGTGGCCTGGGAAACGACGCGGGTTTTACCATGCTGCAGGAACTGGCTGACCTCCTCGGCGGAGCAGTTGGTGCATCACGTGCAGCTGTCGACTCCGAATGGATCCCTTACGAGCATCAGGTTGGACAGACGGGCAAGACGGTGAAGCCGAAGATCTACATAGCATGCGGCATCTCCGGCGCCATTCAGCACCTCGCCGGTATGAGAACCTCCGATTGTATTGTTGCCATCAATAAAGACCCCGATGCCCCGATCTTCAAGGCGGCATCGTTTGGCATCATAGGCGACTACAAAGAGATCGTTCCCAAGATTATAGAGAAGTTTAAGAGCAAACTGAGCAGATAA
- the yedF gene encoding sulfurtransferase-like selenium metabolism protein YedF, translated as MEKLDLKGKTCPVPVIETKKFLEGRRVSEIEVIVDDPTASENVRRFLGSRGYSTTVVQEDDVYRVEGCLEEGFITDQTTAKRSLVFVDGETMGRGDDDLGKVLMRSFLNTLKELEVRPWRIIFLNTGVRLVTSDSEFIGILKDIADLSIEIISCGTCLDYFHLKDKVAVGRVSNMFEILTSFNEATNVIRP; from the coding sequence ATGGAAAAACTTGATTTGAAAGGAAAGACCTGCCCGGTGCCTGTGATCGAGACAAAGAAATTTCTCGAGGGCCGGCGGGTAAGCGAAATTGAGGTTATTGTCGATGATCCCACTGCCAGCGAGAATGTGCGGCGCTTCCTTGGATCCAGGGGCTATTCGACAACGGTGGTGCAGGAAGACGATGTCTACCGGGTTGAAGGCTGTCTGGAGGAAGGTTTCATCACAGACCAGACGACTGCAAAGAGATCACTGGTCTTTGTTGACGGTGAGACCATGGGAAGAGGCGACGATGATCTGGGGAAGGTCTTGATGAGATCGTTCCTGAACACCCTTAAAGAACTGGAGGTCCGCCCATGGAGGATCATATTCCTGAACACAGGGGTCAGGCTCGTCACGTCGGATTCAGAATTCATAGGGATTCTGAAGGACATCGCGGATCTGAGCATCGAGATCATTTCATGCGGCACCTGCCTCGATTACTTCCATCTCAAGGATAAGGTTGCGGTGGGAAGGGTAAGCAACATGTTCGAGATCCTGACCTCATTCAACGAAGCCACGAACGTGATCAGGCCTTAG
- a CDS encoding enoyl-CoA hydratase-related protein produces the protein MMEFKNLIVEKKDGIAILKFNRPKALNALNSETLVELKAAGKALNADSEVRVVVVTGEGKAFVAGADILEMKDLTALEGMEFSARGHEAFATLENMNKPVIAAVNGFALGGGFEVALACDIIYASDKAKVGFPETTLGIHPGFGGTQRTAKLVGLAKAKELIFTGKTIGAAEAYEMGLLNKVVADDQLMTEVMALAAKIGANGPFAVRLAKECVNKSLSLDNKEGLTLEAKDFGLCFATKDQKEGMTAFVEKRKATFTGE, from the coding sequence ATGATGGAATTTAAAAACCTTATCGTCGAAAAGAAGGACGGTATCGCGATATTGAAGTTCAACAGGCCCAAGGCTCTGAACGCACTCAATTCAGAGACGCTTGTGGAACTGAAGGCGGCAGGCAAGGCCCTGAACGCGGACAGCGAGGTCAGGGTCGTCGTAGTGACCGGCGAAGGCAAGGCCTTCGTGGCAGGGGCCGACATCCTCGAGATGAAGGACCTGACCGCTCTGGAAGGCATGGAGTTCTCTGCAAGAGGGCACGAGGCATTCGCCACTCTGGAGAACATGAACAAGCCGGTGATAGCCGCGGTTAATGGATTCGCCCTGGGAGGCGGATTTGAGGTGGCCCTCGCCTGTGATATTATCTATGCTTCGGATAAGGCAAAGGTGGGCTTCCCCGAGACGACCCTCGGAATACACCCTGGATTTGGGGGAACGCAGCGGACAGCAAAGCTCGTCGGCCTTGCAAAGGCGAAAGAACTGATCTTTACGGGCAAAACCATTGGCGCGGCGGAGGCCTACGAGATGGGCCTTCTCAATAAAGTGGTGGCCGATGATCAGCTAATGACCGAGGTCATGGCGCTTGCCGCCAAAATAGGTGCAAACGGCCCATTTGCGGTAAGATTGGCCAAGGAATGTGTCAACAAGAGCCTTTCCCTCGACAACAAAGAAGGTCTCACCCTCGAAGCGAAGGACTTCGGGCTTTGTTTCGCTACGAAGGACCAGAAAGAGGGTATGACAGCATTCGTGGAAAAAAGAAAAGCCACCTTTACGGGTGAATAA
- a CDS encoding DUF3343 domain-containing protein: MPRDRTIFLLFNTIHDVLRAEKMLKKRGRRHELVPVPRNLSSDCGMCIRLDDGATDIRQCLGDIEIERGFSFDGETYEQLEP; this comes from the coding sequence TTGCCGAGGGATAGAACCATCTTCCTGCTGTTTAATACCATCCACGACGTCTTGCGGGCGGAGAAGATGCTGAAGAAGCGGGGCAGACGGCACGAACTTGTTCCGGTACCAAGGAATCTGAGTTCCGACTGCGGGATGTGCATCAGGCTCGATGATGGCGCGACGGATATACGGCAGTGCCTGGGTGATATCGAGATCGAGAGGGGATTCTCCTTCGATGGAGAGACCTATGAGCAACTGGAACCGTGA